A stretch of DNA from Paenibacillus albus:
CTGGAGTCGGCTTTGGATCGTAGCCGCGATGGTGCTGTGGCCATTCGCCAGGCCGAATGAAGGGATGGCGTCCTTGTTCAAGGAAGTTCGCCTGCGCCATGCTGCCGCTGCACTTGCTGTACAGTTGCTGCTCGTCTGCGGCGCTGTTGTTATTTTTGGATCGGTGGGGGCAGGTATTTGGCTAATGCTTCTTGTCCAAGCTGGTGTTATGGCTGTTCTGGGAAGCATCGTATGCAGCTGGCTGTACCGCAAGCTTGGCGGACTGACAGGCGATACCTATGGCGCGGTGAGCGAGATTATTGAGGCCGGGTTGATTTTTGCCGTGATGATGATGGTGGCGAGATAGAGACAGAAGAGTAGAATTGAGGGGGCATCCCATTATGCTGGAAACGAGCTTAACGCGCAAGCTGGGCATCAAGTATCCGATTATTCAAGCGCCAATGGCTGGCGGACCGACGACGCCTGAGCTGGTGGCAGCTGTTTCGAATGCAGGCGGATTAGGCAGCATCGGAGCAGGCTACTTGGCGCCAGAGCAGATTCGCACTGCAATTCGCGAGATTCGGCAGCTGACTGACCGGCCTTTCTGCGTGAACTTATTTATACCCGAAGAGCCGGGTGCATCGGATGAGACGATTGCGAAAATGAACGAAGTGCTGAATGGTTATCGCGAGAAGCTCGGCATAGACGCTAACCCTGCAATTCCGAAGTATTCAGAGAGCTTCGAGGAGCAAGCGAGAGTTCTGCTAGAGGAGAATGTCCCCGTGTTTAGCTTCACCTTCGGCATTCCATCATCGGCTCTGTTGACGGAGATGCGACAGCAAGGGATTGTCCTCGTTGGAACGGCGACAACGGTAGACGAAGCTGTGAGGCTGGAGTCGGCTGGTGTAGATGCGATCGCGGCACAAGGAAGCGAAGCAGGCGGACATCGCGGAACGTTCTTGAAGAAGGCGGAGGATTCCTTAATCGGCACGATGGCGCTCGTTCCGCAGATCGTGGACCAAGTGTCAATTCCGGTCATTGCCTCAGGAGGGATTATGGATGGACGCGGACTGGTTGCGAGCCTTGCGCTGGGGGCTTCTGCTGTACAGATGGGAACTGCGTTCCTGGCGTGTACGGAGAGCGGCGCGCATGCTGCGTTCAAACGAAAGATTTTGACAGAGAATGAAGATTCCACCGAGATTACATATGCTTACTCAGGAAAAGCCGCTCGAGGTATTCGAACGGAATTCATGCGTGAAATGGAAGGCTACAAGGGGAAATCCCAGCGTATCCGATACAGAATGCAATGACGAGAGACATTCGCGGGGCGGCTGCGCGAGCGAGCAATCCCGAATATATGTCGCTATGGGCAGGGCAAGGTCTGCGATTAGCGGCTGAGCGTACAGCTGCCGAGACCTTGGAAATGGTGATGAAGCAAGCCGAGGCGCTAGTTGGTTCGATGAGCAGGCTGGGCGGCGAACGGGAGTAGCGTTGGACGATAATGTTGTGAAAGTCTAGCGGAGGCGGGGTTGATATGGATACTCACTTATTCTTGGAAGAGATGGCTGACAGCTTCAAGCAGGCTTTAGGAGAGAATATAGTGGGCATCTATTTGCATGGTTCACTGGCAATGGGAGGCTTTAACCCTGACAAGAGCGACATAGACATCATCATTATTGCGAAAAGCAAGCTTACTATAGAGGAAACCAAAGCGCTCACCAAGCAGCTGTTATTGTTGCATGATGAGCTGCCAAGCGGCCGCGGTATTGAGCTGAGCATCGTCTTGGCAGCTATAGCAGCTGACTTCGTGCATCCGGCTCCGTTCGAGTATCATTACTCGGATTATCATCGAGAAAAGTATCAAAGGGATGAAGACTATTGCTGCGGCGGGTTTGAAGATCCAGATTTGGCAGCACATTTTACGGTTATCTATGAGCGAGGAATGACCATCTACGGCAAACCTATTCGAGAGGTGTTCATGCCTGTCGATAGAGCCTTTTACTTGCAGGCGATCATTGGTGATATTGCAAGCGCGTCCGCTGAAATCATGGATTCTCCGGTCTATTACACTTTAAATTTGTGTCGGGTACTGTTGTATTTGCGAGAAGGCGTGGTTTCCTCCAAGAAAGAGGCTGCTGAATGGGCGCTCCATGCTCTGCCTCATGAATTCAATCCGGTAATTGCTGCTTGCTTAGGAGAATACAGTGGGTTAGCAAAAGTACACCAGTTAGGTGAAGTAGAGCTACAGCTACAGGCGTTTGCTAAG
This window harbors:
- a CDS encoding aminoglycoside adenylyltransferase domain-containing protein — translated: MDTHLFLEEMADSFKQALGENIVGIYLHGSLAMGGFNPDKSDIDIIIIAKSKLTIEETKALTKQLLLLHDELPSGRGIELSIVLAAIAADFVHPAPFEYHYSDYHREKYQRDEDYCCGGFEDPDLAAHFTVIYERGMTIYGKPIREVFMPVDRAFYLQAIIGDIASASAEIMDSPVYYTLNLCRVLLYLREGVVSSKKEAAEWALHALPHEFNPVIAACLGEYSGLAKVHQLGEVELQLQAFAKFMLKEIKEYGDY